In Centropristis striata isolate RG_2023a ecotype Rhode Island chromosome 1, C.striata_1.0, whole genome shotgun sequence, one DNA window encodes the following:
- the msmo1 gene encoding methylsterol monooxygenase 1: protein MAVNGSADILTSAYLAAEYVDAVLPENPLQPSLKHAWGYMMDNYTKFQIATWGSLIVHEFIYFLFCLPGFLFQFMPFMQKYKIQQDKPETWEKQWRCFKMLLFNHFCIQLPLICGTYYFTEFFNIPYDWDSMPRWPYVLAQCFGCAVVEDTWHYFLHRLLHHRRIYKYIHKVHHEFTAPFGMQAEYAHPAETLILGAGFFIGIMIFCNHVFFLWAWVSFRLLETIDVHSGYDIPLNPLHLIPFYAGTRFHDFHHMNFVGNYASTFTWWDKVLKTDNQYNKYMQKQGDKKEQ from the exons ATGGCGGTGAATGGCTCGGCAGACATCCTGACCTCTGCCTACCTGGCGGCGGAGTACGTAGATGCGGTGCTGCCTGAAAACCCCCTGCAGCCCTCTCTGAAACACGCCTGGGGCTACATGATGGACAACTACACCAAGTTCCAGATCGCCACCTGGGGGTCGCTCATCGTCCACGAGTTCATCTACTTCCTGTTCTGCCTGCCCGGTTTCCTCTTCCAGTTCATGCCTTTCATGCAGAAATACAAGATCCAGCAG gACAAGCCAGAGACGTGGGAGAAACAGTGGAGATGTTTCAAGATGCTTCTGTTCAACCACTTCTGTATCCAGCTGCCGTTGATCTGTGGGACTTACTACTTCACTGAATTCTTCAACATCCCTTATGACTGGGACTCCATGCCCCGCTG GCCGTACGTCCTGGCTCAGTGCTTCGGCTGCGCTGTTGTTGAAGACACCTGGCACTACTTCCTGCACCGCCTGCTGCATCACCGCAGGATCTACAAATACATCCACAAAGTCCACCACGAGTTCACA GCTCCGTTCGGGATGCAGGCAGAGTACGCTCACCCTGCAGAGACTCTCATCCTGGGCGCTGGTTTCTTCATCGGCATCATGATCTTCTGTAACCACGTCTTCTTCCTGTGGGCCTGGGTGTCCTTCCGCCTGCTGGAGACGATCGATGTCCACAG cGGCTACGACATCCCTCTGAACCCGCTCCACCTGATCCCGTTCTACGCCGGCACCCGTTTCCATGACTTCCACCACATGAACTTCGTGGGGAACTACGCCTCCACCTTCACCTGGTGGGACAAGGTGCTGAAGACGGACAACCAGTACAACAAGTACATGCAGAAACAGGGAGACAAGAAGGAGCAGTAA